A region of the Flavobacteriales bacterium genome:
AATACAACTTCCCGGAAGTACCCATCGGATTGTATATGGATGCGCAACTATACATGGAAGTTTATGACAGCCCGTTCTTTTCCTGGGGACTGTTCGGTATAGGTGCCCGTTACAACTTCTGATTTTTTAACCCCATTGCTTCAGGCGTTTGGAAAGCCCGGCAAACAGCTGGCTTTCCGCCAGGTAAAATGCGACCAGCGGAAATAGTTTGAATAAACCCCGCTTTACCGTGTTTTCAATGGTAGCCGCCGGGATCATTGCCACAATGATCATGTAGCCGATCAGCAGTATCGGTATCCAGAGCAGCCCGTTCCATGCTGCGGTCCTGGGGTGCATGATCCATTCCAGTGCAATCAGCAATAGAAATACATGGGGTGCATATGCAAAGTGTATGGGGTTGAAAACCACCTGACTTATCAGGCTAATTCCTGCATCGACAATATTTCCGGTTGATCCCAGAGGCATTTCCGGTTGCACGGGAAGATATCCGTAAACAAACAAGACATTCCAAAGCAAAAAGGAAATGACCGATGGAAGCCATATCCATCCGATTCCTTTTAACCGGTGTTCAGTTTTTGTTATCCAGGGAAATGTCAGGATGCCTGCCGTAACAAAAAAAAGTGTTTCGGCCCTTGCCCAACAGGCCATTGCGAGCATGATTCCGGCCAATATATAGCCGCTTCCATTTTGAGTTTTTTGAGCATCATACCATAGGATGGCACCTATGCAAAAGAATATGGCGTTAGGCCAGTCGGTCAGCATCAGGTAAAAGTAAGGGTGCATGCCGGGCATACACATGAGGAAGATAATCAGCGCACCAGCCAATACCGGGTGGCAGCTTAGCCTTAACCTGGCATACAGATACGCAAAGAAAGCAACGGTCATCAACCCTACCCATAATTTTCCGAAAGCAAGCCCGGTCATCAGGTAAATGATTTGCATCAGGGTGGTGAAGGGCGCATAGAATGGTTGGTTCGACAATTGCCCGTTGAGATGCGGAGAAGTGAACACACCGGAGACCAGGGTATGGTCTTTCACAGCCCATTTTGCCACCAGGTCCATACCAACAATGGCGTCCCTGGTGGTCACAGGGTAGTAATAGCTTCTCCATAATGCCATGACCAATATCAGACCGAAAGAAAGGATCACCACCAGTTCATACCCCGTTATAACCAATGGTCGGTTGATCCAGGATTCCGGAAGCAGTCCCTTTTTTCTAAATGCAATATTTACGCCAGCAGTGGCCAGGATAAGAAAGGCCATCCAGTAAACCGGGGTAATCGGCACATTGGTGCATGCCATGATGAACAACACGAATGTTGATGCACCAAAACCGGTCAGGACTGCCAGGGAGATACCTTGGATTCTGCTTTTGGGTAGACCGGCCAATCGCAGTATTCCGGTACCCAACAGGAATTGTAGGACAAAGGTGATGATCAGGAGAACCAGGGTCATGAGCCGGAAGGGATTGGTTGAGGATGTTGAAAGTCTTCCAATAAGACATCCATATGCTCTGCTATGATCTTCACCACATGAGGTTCATTCTTGTCATCAAACAGGATCGTATGTGTCGCCAGGGAACGGTCCGGGTGATCCCATGCATATGTTGGCATCTTACCCACATAGTAAAACCAGACCTTGGGTTCCGCCCAGAGCGGTGATATACCGAAGTGATTAAAATACGAAGCAGGTGGTAACAGCAATTTTACATCCGGATTCTTTGAAGGAATGGTTTGAAAGTAACGGGCCATTAAATAAATCTGTCCGGTACGATAGAGTTCACGATACCCCACATCCTGCCGCCCGACTTCCTTATCAAACATGTTTTGATATTGGATCGTGATACCCCGAAACCAGTTGTGATAGCCGGGCGCGAGATACAACATCCACAGAAAGATAATGTATATGGCGATAAGCCTGATGGATTTGCCTGGGTTTGTGATGCGGACAATCGCCATGTTGGAGTGGGTTCTGTGTAAATCAAGTCAACCGATGGTGTCATTGCCCATGGATGATCCGCCGATAAAGCTAATTGAATCTGCCTAATATTTCAACTGTCATGGTTTCGCGTTTGGAAAGATAACGCAGTGATGTGTACATTCGAAATATCAAAAAGACATTATGGATAAGTTAGCAATATATCAGGTAGATGCTTTTGCATCGGAGTTGTTTCGCGGAAATCCGGCGGCGGTTTGTCCGCTGCAGCAATGGTTGAGTGACGATATCATGCAAGCCATAGCTGCGGAGAACAACCTTTCTGAAACGGTTTTCTTTGTCCCGGAGGGGGAAGAATTTCATATCAGATGGTTTACACCGGAACGGGAGGTGAACCTATGTGGTCATGCGACACTGGCGGCATCCCACGTGTTGTACGAACACCTGGGATATGAAAGGGCCTCCATTAAATTTCACTCCAGAAGCGGTCCCCTTTCCGTAAGCAGGGCGGGAGATATGTATCAACTGAATTTCCCGGCGCGTCCCTCGGAAAGACTTGCTTCTGTTGATGAGGTTCAGAAAATTCTGGGCGTAAAGGTGCAGGAGATATGGAAGGCTGAAGACATGATGGTGGTGCTGGAGGATGAAAATGCCGTTCGTGACTTCCAACCTGATCATGAGAAGTTGAAAAAGATCGATGCGCGTGGAGTGATCGTTACTGCACCGGGCCGGAATTCGGATATGGTTTCAAGGTTCTTTGCGCCGGCAGTCGGTGTACCGGAAGATCCGGTGACCGGGTCCGCCCATTGCATTCTGGTGCCTTATTGGGCTGAACGCCTGGGCAAATCTTCGCTGCATGCCTTTCAATTATCCAGGCGGGGTGGTGAATTGTTTTGTGAATTGCACGGTGACCGGGTGCATATTTCCGGAAAGGCTGTGACTTACCTGGAAGGTTATATCACCCTGGGGTAGATGGTCTGATGAAAGGGGGGCTATTTGCAGTACTCTCTGAAAAGTTCGTCAGCTTCTTTTTCATGATATACCACCGACGCATAGTAGAAATCGTTACATGCACCTTGCAGGTCGCCGGAGATCAGGGCAGCCTTTCCCCGGCCGATCAAGGCTGCACTGTTTTTCGGA
Encoded here:
- a CDS encoding PhzF family phenazine biosynthesis protein is translated as MDKLAIYQVDAFASELFRGNPAAVCPLQQWLSDDIMQAIAAENNLSETVFFVPEGEEFHIRWFTPEREVNLCGHATLAASHVLYEHLGYERASIKFHSRSGPLSVSRAGDMYQLNFPARPSERLASVDEVQKILGVKVQEIWKAEDMMVVLEDENAVRDFQPDHEKLKKIDARGVIVTAPGRNSDMVSRFFAPAVGVPEDPVTGSAHCILVPYWAERLGKSSLHAFQLSRRGGELFCELHGDRVHISGKAVTYLEGYITLG